In Streptomyces sp. NBC_00878, a single window of DNA contains:
- a CDS encoding Pls/PosA family non-ribosomal peptide synthetase, with the protein MDPAGSPAGRDPVSGTESVLAEVLAGVVKVEQVPVDSHFFDDLGANSLVMAHFCARVRKHPDLPAVSMRDVYGHPTIRDLAAALAEVPDEPSAPAPAPAEAPPPGSTARYVLCGTLQFLVFAAYCLLSGLITTRGYEWVSAGDGVLDIYLRSAVFGGAVFVGVCTVPVVAKWVLIGRWKETEFPVWSLAYLRFWTVKALLHANPMVMFAGNPLYVLYLRALGARIGKNVTILSHSVPVCTDLFTVGAGTVIRKDSYFLCYQAHAGRIRTGPVTLGRDVFVGEKTVLDIGTSMGDGSQLGHASALYGGAAVPDGQHWHGSPAQRTDVDYVRVAPADCGTARRVGYGLATVLQTLFLYVPLLVGGTYMLLTVAPALDVLLDRNTRHITSARFYAEALGLSLALFLCFILIGFATVSVVPRLLNRLLEPDRVYPLYGFHYSVQRAVARLTNVKFFKWLCGDSSYIVHYLRALGYDLSHVEQTGSNFGTEVAHETPYLASVGSGTMVADGLSIMNAEFSGTSFRVSRATIGPRNFLGNHIAYPAGGRTGENCLLATKVMVPLDGEIREGVGLLGSPPFEIPRTVERDTRFDHLREGDELRRRLAAKNRHNLRTMGLFLFIRWLDWFAITLLGFAAFDLYGDQGALGGLLVGASLIVGLVFTTGYYVLVERLICRFRPLEPRLHSIYDPLFWKQERLWKIPDRHISVYNGTPFKNLVWRLLGVRMGRRVFDDGCSITERTLTAIGSDSTLGAHSKVQSHSQEDGTFKSDHIEIGDGVTLGVGALVHYGASMGDAAVLAPDSFLMKGEEVPAGARWGGNPAVAPRHA; encoded by the coding sequence ATCGATCCGGCCGGCTCCCCGGCCGGCCGCGACCCGGTGAGCGGCACCGAAAGCGTCCTCGCGGAGGTGCTCGCCGGTGTCGTCAAGGTCGAGCAGGTCCCCGTCGACAGTCACTTCTTCGACGACCTCGGGGCCAACTCCCTGGTGATGGCGCACTTCTGTGCCCGGGTCAGGAAGCACCCCGATCTGCCGGCCGTGTCGATGCGGGACGTCTACGGCCACCCGACGATACGCGACCTGGCGGCGGCGCTCGCCGAGGTCCCGGACGAGCCGTCGGCGCCCGCGCCCGCACCGGCCGAAGCGCCCCCACCGGGCAGCACCGCACGGTATGTCCTGTGCGGAACACTGCAGTTCCTCGTCTTCGCGGCGTACTGCCTCCTGTCCGGGCTCATCACCACGCGGGGGTACGAGTGGGTCTCGGCCGGGGACGGCGTGCTGGACATCTATCTGCGGTCGGCCGTCTTCGGCGGTGCCGTCTTCGTCGGTGTGTGCACGGTCCCGGTGGTGGCCAAGTGGGTGCTGATCGGCCGCTGGAAGGAGACCGAGTTCCCCGTCTGGAGCCTCGCGTACCTGCGCTTCTGGACCGTCAAGGCACTGCTGCACGCCAACCCGATGGTCATGTTCGCCGGCAACCCGCTCTACGTTCTCTATCTGCGGGCGCTCGGCGCGCGCATCGGCAAGAACGTCACGATCCTCTCCCACTCGGTCCCGGTCTGCACCGACCTGTTCACCGTCGGCGCGGGCACGGTGATCCGCAAGGACTCGTACTTCCTGTGCTACCAGGCGCACGCCGGGCGGATCCGCACCGGCCCGGTGACCCTGGGCCGGGACGTCTTCGTCGGCGAGAAGACCGTGCTCGACATCGGCACCTCCATGGGCGACGGTTCCCAGCTCGGCCACGCGTCCGCGCTGTACGGCGGCGCCGCGGTGCCGGACGGACAGCACTGGCACGGCTCACCGGCCCAGCGCACGGACGTGGACTACGTACGGGTCGCGCCGGCGGACTGCGGCACCGCGCGCCGGGTGGGCTACGGCCTGGCCACCGTGCTCCAGACACTGTTCCTCTACGTGCCGCTCCTCGTCGGGGGTACGTACATGCTGCTCACGGTGGCTCCCGCGCTCGACGTGCTGCTCGACCGGAACACGCGGCACATCACGTCGGCACGGTTCTACGCAGAGGCGCTCGGGCTGTCGCTCGCGCTCTTCCTGTGCTTCATCCTGATCGGCTTCGCCACCGTGTCCGTGGTGCCGCGGCTGCTGAACCGGCTCCTCGAACCGGACCGGGTCTATCCGCTCTACGGCTTCCACTACTCGGTGCAGCGTGCCGTCGCGCGCCTGACCAACGTGAAGTTCTTCAAGTGGCTGTGCGGGGACAGCTCGTACATCGTCCACTACCTGCGGGCCCTCGGCTACGACCTCTCGCACGTCGAGCAGACCGGCTCCAACTTCGGTACGGAGGTGGCGCACGAGACGCCGTATCTGGCCTCCGTCGGCAGCGGCACGATGGTCGCGGACGGGCTGTCGATCATGAACGCCGAGTTCTCCGGCACGTCGTTCCGCGTCTCGCGCGCGACGATCGGGCCGCGGAACTTCCTCGGGAACCACATCGCCTACCCCGCCGGGGGCCGCACCGGCGAGAACTGTCTGCTCGCGACGAAGGTCATGGTCCCGCTCGACGGCGAGATACGCGAGGGTGTCGGCCTGCTGGGCTCGCCGCCCTTCGAGATACCGCGGACCGTGGAGCGCGACACCCGCTTCGACCACCTCCGTGAGGGCGACGAACTGCGCCGCCGTCTCGCCGCGAAGAACCGCCACAACCTGCGCACCATGGGCCTGTTCCTGTTCATCCGGTGGCTGGACTGGTTCGCCATCACACTCCTCGGCTTCGCCGCCTTCGACCTGTACGGGGATCAAGGCGCCCTCGGCGGCCTGCTGGTCGGCGCGTCCCTGATCGTCGGCCTCGTGTTCACCACCGGCTACTACGTGCTGGTGGAGCGGCTGATCTGCCGGTTCCGTCCGCTGGAGCCGCGGCTGCACTCCATCTACGACCCGCTCTTCTGGAAGCAGGAGCGGCTGTGGAAGATCCCCGACCGGCACATCAGCGTCTACAACGGCACCCCGTTCAAGAACCTGGTCTGGCGGCTGCTCGGGGTCCGGATGGGACGCAGGGTCTTCGACGACGGCTGCTCCATCACCGAGCGGACGCTCACCGCCATCGGAAGCGACAGCACGCTCGGCGCGCACAGCAAGGTGCAGTCGCACTCGCAGGAGGACGGCACCTTCAAGTCCGACCACATCGAGATCGGCGACGGCGTCACGCTCGGCGTCGGCGCACTCGTCCACTACGGCGCGTCAATGGGGGATGCCGCCGTACTCGCTCCCGACTCCTTCCTGATGAAGGGCGAGGAAGTGCCGGCGGGGGCCCGCTGGGGCGGGAATCCGGCAGTCGCTCCGCGACACGCCTGA
- a CDS encoding AraC family transcriptional regulator → MDALAGLLEGPRARGAFMIRACFEPPWSLRIEDRAPLTVMLLVRGHAWITPEEGEPALLRAGDLAIARGPAPYTCADDPSTAPQAVILPGQVCTYPDGRSLRGRMDLGVRTWGARLDGSMVMLIGTYPMNGEISGRLLDALPPLLTLTSDVWACPLTPLIMEEIVRDEPGQEVVLDRLLDLLVIAALRAWFSRPEAAAPAWYLALADPVVGRVLRLLQDDPAHPWTVASLAAKAGVSRAALARRFSELVGEPPMTYLTGWRLALAADRLRGTGDTLEAIARQVGYGSAFALSSAFKRVYGVSPQEHRTRAA, encoded by the coding sequence ATGGACGCACTCGCAGGCCTTCTGGAAGGTCCACGCGCGCGTGGCGCCTTCATGATCCGAGCGTGTTTCGAGCCACCCTGGTCCCTCCGCATCGAGGACCGTGCCCCGCTCACCGTCATGCTCCTGGTGCGCGGGCATGCCTGGATCACGCCCGAGGAGGGGGAGCCGGCACTGCTGCGGGCCGGCGACCTCGCCATCGCGCGCGGCCCCGCCCCGTACACCTGCGCCGACGATCCGTCGACCGCGCCCCAGGCGGTGATCCTGCCCGGCCAGGTGTGCACGTACCCCGACGGACGCTCGCTGCGGGGCAGGATGGACCTGGGCGTCCGCACCTGGGGAGCGCGGCTCGACGGCTCGATGGTGATGCTGATCGGGACCTACCCGATGAACGGCGAGATCAGCGGCCGGCTGCTGGACGCCCTGCCGCCGCTCCTGACCCTGACCTCCGACGTGTGGGCGTGCCCGCTGACCCCACTGATCATGGAAGAGATCGTGCGCGACGAACCCGGCCAGGAGGTCGTCCTCGACCGGCTGCTCGACCTGCTGGTCATCGCCGCGCTGCGGGCCTGGTTCTCCCGCCCGGAGGCCGCGGCGCCCGCCTGGTACCTGGCGCTCGCCGACCCCGTCGTGGGCCGGGTCCTGCGGCTCCTCCAGGACGATCCGGCGCACCCCTGGACGGTCGCCTCCCTCGCCGCGAAGGCCGGCGTCTCACGGGCCGCGCTCGCCCGCCGCTTCAGCGAACTCGTGGGCGAGCCCCCGATGACATACCTGACCGGCTGGCGCCTCGCCCTCGCCGCCGACCGGCTGCGCGGCACCGGGGACACCCTGGAGGCGATCGCCCGCCAGGTCGGCTACGGCAGCGCGTTCGCCCTGTCCAGCGCCTTCAAGCGGGTCTACGGGGTCAGCCCGCAGGAACACCGGACGAGGGCGGCGTAG
- a CDS encoding VOC family protein, with protein MTPRFDLIGLVVSDMAASLTFYRRLGLEFPEGSEKQPHVEAALPGGLRFALDTEDTIRSFHPDWQPPTGAGRVGLAFVCDSPADVDATYEDLVAAGYDSELKPWNADWGMRYAVVRDPDGNGVDLFAPLGGTT; from the coding sequence ATGACTCCACGATTCGACCTCATCGGCCTCGTCGTCTCCGACATGGCCGCCTCCCTGACCTTCTACCGCCGCCTGGGGCTCGAGTTTCCCGAGGGCTCCGAGAAGCAGCCGCACGTCGAGGCGGCCCTGCCCGGCGGCCTGCGCTTCGCCCTCGACACGGAGGACACGATCCGCTCCTTCCACCCCGACTGGCAGCCGCCGACGGGCGCGGGGAGGGTCGGACTGGCCTTCGTGTGCGACAGCCCCGCGGATGTCGACGCCACGTACGAGGACCTGGTGGCCGCCGGCTACGACTCCGAACTCAAGCCCTGGAACGCCGACTGGGGCATGCGCTACGCGGTGGTGAGGGACCCGGACGGCAACGGCGTGGACCTGTTCGCACCGCTGGGCGGCACGACGTAG
- a CDS encoding NAD(P)H-binding protein has translation MTENTRNETVLVTGASGKTGRRVAEAAKAAGFGVRAASRGGEVRFDWFDRSTWDGALRGADAAYLAYTPDVGAPGAAENIDAIARRAQELGVRRLVMLSARGERQAEPTERALRESGAQWTVVRADWFFQNFSEGLLLEDVRSGEFVFPAGEVKVPFIDTRDLADVVVKALTDSSYAGRTLEITGARLLSFREAMAEISAAAGRDIRYLPVPTKEYGAILAGFGLPPEEVAFMEEVFDGLLDGSNAQSTETVQQVLGRAPRDFTDFARELAATGVWKV, from the coding sequence ATGACGGAAAACACGCGGAACGAGACGGTGTTGGTGACGGGGGCCTCGGGCAAGACGGGGCGCCGGGTGGCGGAGGCCGCGAAGGCCGCCGGGTTCGGTGTACGGGCCGCTTCGCGCGGTGGCGAGGTGCGTTTCGACTGGTTCGACCGCTCGACCTGGGACGGGGCGTTGCGGGGCGCGGACGCGGCGTATCTGGCGTACACGCCGGACGTCGGCGCGCCGGGTGCCGCGGAGAACATCGACGCCATCGCGCGGCGGGCCCAGGAGCTCGGCGTCCGTCGTCTGGTGATGCTGTCGGCGCGCGGTGAACGGCAGGCGGAGCCGACCGAGCGGGCGCTGCGCGAGTCGGGTGCCCAGTGGACGGTCGTGCGGGCCGACTGGTTCTTCCAGAACTTCAGCGAGGGCCTGCTGCTGGAGGACGTACGGAGCGGTGAGTTCGTGTTCCCGGCGGGTGAGGTGAAGGTGCCGTTCATCGACACGCGGGACCTCGCGGACGTCGTCGTGAAGGCGCTGACGGACTCCTCGTACGCGGGACGGACCCTGGAGATCACGGGGGCGCGGCTGCTGTCCTTCCGGGAGGCCATGGCGGAGATCTCCGCGGCGGCGGGCCGGGACATCCGCTATCTGCCGGTGCCGACGAAGGAGTACGGGGCGATCCTGGCCGGGTTCGGGCTGCCGCCCGAGGAGGTCGCGTTCATGGAGGAGGTATTCGACGGGCTGCTCGACGGCAGCAACGCGCAGTCGACTGAGACCGTCCAGCAGGTTCTGGGGCGCGCGCCGCGCGATTTCACGGACTTCGCGCGGGAGCTCGCGGCGACCGGCGTGTGGAAGGTCTGA
- a CDS encoding serine/threonine protein kinase, whose translation MTTTRRIGPYTVVTRLDADASGSTASGPTPVPERRFIARSADGDRTVLLSTPLPKADPRRFMREADASRFLLGPWVLPATEVAAPGGEAWHAGPYVPALPLPVALAVNGGPLPERTVRALAVALAETLAVLHGQELTHAGLCPAAVLLAADGPRLGCFGAVRAAAPDGAPRQDVPGLDAGSLAPEQAAGGQPSPLGDVYALGATLAYAATGSTTPEREEIPALLRSLVTWCLAREPAHRPQLSDIIALLAPDVPTAVPAGAGVGSRADSLLGVGWLPARIVAAVAHQSASVLAAEVQLPA comes from the coding sequence ATGACCACGACACGGCGGATCGGCCCCTACACGGTCGTCACCCGCCTCGACGCCGACGCCTCCGGGTCCACAGCCTCCGGGCCCACACCCGTCCCGGAGCGCCGCTTCATCGCCCGCAGCGCCGACGGCGACCGCACCGTACTGCTGAGCACACCCCTGCCGAAGGCCGACCCGCGGCGTTTCATGCGCGAGGCCGACGCCTCGCGCTTTCTCCTCGGTCCCTGGGTGCTTCCGGCAACCGAAGTCGCCGCCCCTGGCGGCGAGGCGTGGCATGCCGGGCCCTATGTGCCCGCGCTGCCGCTCCCCGTCGCCCTCGCCGTGAACGGCGGTCCCCTGCCCGAGCGGACGGTACGAGCGCTCGCCGTGGCGCTGGCCGAGACACTCGCCGTGCTGCACGGGCAGGAGCTGACGCACGCGGGGCTCTGCCCGGCCGCCGTGCTGCTCGCCGCCGACGGCCCCCGGCTCGGCTGTTTCGGGGCGGTCCGGGCCGCCGCGCCGGACGGCGCCCCACGTCAGGACGTGCCGGGGCTCGACGCCGGGAGCCTCGCGCCCGAGCAGGCCGCCGGTGGACAGCCGTCTCCGCTGGGCGACGTGTACGCGCTGGGTGCGACGCTCGCGTACGCCGCCACGGGCTCCACGACGCCGGAGCGGGAGGAGATACCGGCCCTGCTGCGCTCGCTCGTGACATGGTGTTTGGCCCGCGAACCGGCCCATCGCCCGCAACTCTCTGACATCATCGCGTTGTTGGCGCCCGATGTCCCCACGGCCGTTCCCGCGGGGGCGGGGGTCGGCTCGCGGGCCGACTCGTTGCTCGGCGTCGGCTGGTTGCCCGCCCGGATCGTCGCCGCCGTCGCTCATCAGTCGGCCTCCGTGCTGGCGGCCGAGGTGCAGTTGCCAGCGTAG
- a CDS encoding helix-turn-helix transcriptional regulator translates to MWTRTAVPGDSAPVLPDGCMDLLWTEGRLFVAGPDTRAYVSDASAVTRFAGVRFFPGTAPAYLGVPAHELRDQRVDLADLWSAEDVRRLTERVDAATDPAAALEAVALARAGDVDPPDPWVRSAVAGLSAGHSVASVADAVGWSERQLHRRARDAFGYGPKTLARVLRLQRALGLARDGVPPADTAARAGFADQAHLARDVRELAGAPLGELLRR, encoded by the coding sequence GTGTGGACCCGTACCGCCGTGCCGGGCGACTCGGCGCCGGTGCTGCCCGACGGGTGCATGGACCTGCTGTGGACCGAGGGGCGGCTCTTCGTCGCGGGGCCCGACACCCGTGCGTACGTGAGCGACGCGTCCGCCGTTACCCGGTTCGCGGGCGTCCGGTTCTTCCCGGGGACCGCGCCCGCCTACCTGGGCGTGCCGGCGCACGAACTGCGCGACCAGCGGGTCGACCTCGCGGATCTGTGGAGCGCGGAGGACGTCCGGCGGCTGACCGAGCGGGTCGACGCGGCCACCGATCCCGCCGCCGCGCTGGAGGCGGTGGCCCTGGCGCGGGCGGGCGACGTCGACCCGCCGGACCCGTGGGTGCGGAGCGCTGTGGCGGGCCTGTCCGCGGGACACTCCGTCGCCTCGGTCGCGGACGCGGTGGGGTGGAGCGAACGGCAGCTGCACCGGCGGGCCCGGGACGCCTTCGGCTACGGGCCGAAGACGCTGGCTCGGGTGCTTCGGCTGCAACGGGCCCTGGGGCTGGCGCGGGACGGGGTGCCGCCGGCGGACACCGCCGCGCGGGCCGGCTTCGCCGACCAGGCCCACTTGGCGCGTGACGTACGGGAGTTGGCGGGGGCGCCGCTGGGGGAGTTGCTGCGGCGTTGA
- a CDS encoding protein kinase produces MPTPLTHDDPTTLGPYRLVARLGSGGMGTVYMARTAGGRTVALKTMHAGIATDPAARTRFRLEVDAARVIGDRFGARVMEADPLGETPWMATEFVLGPALDEAVRSGGPLPERSVRALGAALCSALDQLHRSDVVHRDLKPSNILVTAYGPKVIDFGIARAIGDDRLTRTGASVGTPAFMSPEQATGKAHDAAGDVFALAGVLVYAATARPPFGHGQPADLLYRVRYADADLRGVPAPLVPVLARCLAKEPEKRPGLAELTAQLHDGTGEFAEHLPDALLAQIGRRAADVWRIVPERLAAPAVEASASAVTALPGPGPSRRGLLTAVGALAVTAAAGGMWWQRGRATATVSEVTQQTRNLDPLWQHDGDDLDVLGWGLVEPHQADGSIWLPLNTTAKRLDPTTGRVQREVRTSVNWWQAAVRDGRLYLLDHDFAAKGESMSIDVWNEGQDRAGPTSTSLADATFPIKANQLLRISDGVAYVAAGYGEVARDDGFLPSQTWTLRAADLRTGKTRWTQPLPRRASDSRRLNFPAAKAVGDHLVTFQVLAEQQTDVVVRDTRSGEALWDMPYNVNVPEALRSELAMDDKYLYLGGSQLQARRLSDGTQAWATELGQIYGPPTLSKGVLYTVGSGIGLTAVDAERGKVLWTETTNEADEAYTIWRPVLGTRHAYYKNGLQLRAVSLADHAPVLTYRTTGTQFYEFAQARLILAVDKDQLAAYPLR; encoded by the coding sequence ATGCCGACTCCTCTCACCCATGACGACCCGACAACCCTCGGCCCGTACCGGCTCGTCGCCCGGCTCGGGAGCGGCGGCATGGGCACCGTGTACATGGCGCGTACCGCCGGTGGCCGGACGGTCGCGCTCAAGACCATGCACGCCGGGATCGCCACCGATCCGGCGGCCCGTACCCGGTTCCGGCTCGAAGTGGACGCGGCCCGGGTCATCGGAGACCGGTTCGGAGCCCGGGTCATGGAGGCCGATCCGCTCGGTGAAACGCCGTGGATGGCAACCGAGTTCGTGCTCGGGCCGGCCCTCGACGAGGCCGTGCGGAGCGGGGGACCGCTGCCCGAGAGGTCGGTGCGGGCGCTGGGCGCCGCCCTGTGTTCGGCGCTCGACCAGCTGCACCGGTCGGACGTCGTGCACCGCGACCTCAAGCCGTCCAACATCCTCGTCACCGCCTACGGCCCGAAGGTCATCGACTTCGGGATCGCGCGGGCCATCGGCGACGACCGGCTCACCCGTACCGGTGCCTCGGTCGGCACACCGGCGTTCATGTCCCCGGAGCAGGCGACCGGGAAGGCGCACGACGCGGCCGGTGACGTCTTCGCGCTCGCCGGGGTGCTCGTGTACGCGGCCACCGCACGCCCGCCGTTCGGGCACGGGCAGCCGGCGGATCTGCTGTACCGGGTGCGGTACGCGGACGCGGACCTCCGCGGCGTACCGGCCCCGCTCGTGCCCGTGCTCGCCCGGTGCCTGGCCAAGGAGCCGGAGAAGCGGCCGGGCCTCGCGGAACTGACGGCCCAACTGCACGACGGGACGGGCGAGTTCGCCGAGCACCTGCCCGACGCCCTGCTCGCGCAGATCGGGCGGCGAGCCGCCGACGTGTGGCGGATCGTGCCCGAACGGCTGGCCGCACCGGCGGTCGAGGCGAGCGCCTCCGCGGTCACCGCACTGCCCGGGCCGGGCCCCTCGCGGCGCGGGCTCCTGACCGCGGTCGGGGCCCTCGCGGTGACCGCGGCCGCGGGTGGCATGTGGTGGCAGCGAGGGCGTGCCACCGCCACGGTCAGCGAGGTCACCCAGCAGACACGCAACCTCGATCCGCTGTGGCAGCACGACGGCGACGACCTCGACGTGCTGGGCTGGGGTCTGGTCGAGCCCCACCAGGCCGACGGATCGATCTGGCTACCGTTGAACACGACCGCCAAACGCCTCGATCCGACCACCGGGCGGGTGCAGCGGGAGGTGCGCACCTCGGTCAACTGGTGGCAGGCGGCGGTGCGGGACGGGCGGTTGTACCTGCTCGACCATGACTTCGCCGCGAAGGGGGAGTCGATGTCGATCGATGTCTGGAACGAGGGCCAGGACCGCGCGGGGCCGACCTCGACCAGCCTCGCGGACGCCACGTTCCCCATCAAGGCGAACCAGCTCCTGCGCATCTCCGACGGTGTCGCGTACGTGGCGGCGGGCTACGGAGAGGTCGCGCGGGACGACGGCTTTCTGCCCTCACAGACCTGGACCCTGCGCGCCGCCGACCTCAGGACCGGAAAGACGCGCTGGACGCAGCCGCTGCCGCGGCGGGCAAGCGACAGCCGACGGCTCAACTTCCCCGCCGCGAAGGCCGTCGGCGACCACCTGGTGACCTTCCAGGTGCTCGCCGAGCAGCAGACGGACGTCGTCGTACGTGACACCCGCAGCGGAGAGGCCCTGTGGGACATGCCGTACAACGTCAACGTCCCCGAGGCGCTCCGGAGCGAGTTGGCCATGGACGACAAGTACCTCTACCTCGGTGGTTCCCAGCTCCAGGCACGGAGACTGAGTGACGGAACACAGGCGTGGGCCACCGAGCTCGGGCAGATCTACGGCCCGCCGACGCTGAGCAAGGGTGTGCTGTACACCGTCGGGTCGGGCATCGGGCTCACGGCCGTCGACGCGGAACGGGGCAAGGTCCTGTGGACCGAGACGACAAACGAGGCGGACGAGGCCTACACCATCTGGCGACCGGTCCTCGGCACCCGCCACGCGTACTACAAGAACGGGCTGCAACTGCGGGCGGTGAGTCTGGCGGACCACGCGCCCGTACTCACGTACAGAACGACAGGTACGCAGTTCTACGAGTTCGCGCAGGCGCGGCTGATCCTCGCTGTGGACAAGGACCAGCTGGCCGCCTACCCGCTCAGGTGA
- a CDS encoding YihY/virulence factor BrkB family protein: MQPASEPPQRTSGRLHRARALYRNVSKRRTTWLLLKDTVNSCIEYRILGLAAEAAFFTLLSVPPLLLSMLGLLVYVDDWTGADTIASLESNLLEASRTILTDKGVTQIAEPVLHDVMEGGRPDVISLGFLFALWSGSRAVNVFIDTITVMYGLDGVRGIVKTRLVAFALFLAALLIGSIVMPLVVAGPDAVVDIVPWSATVVQGLYWPVVMVLSIAFLTTLYHVSVPVRSPWVEDVPGALVALAMWVLGSFLLRIYLTNTVEGPSIYGSLAAPVAVLLWIGVSAFAVLVGAAVNAAIDRVWPAAATAAARAVNERLRAEQAADVVARAAAVRAHLDDDPDDPDMPSEFPERWSRFLPPEDVTARLRTHAKTTPKNGDEPPPL, encoded by the coding sequence GTGCAGCCCGCAAGTGAACCCCCTCAGAGGACCTCCGGCCGTCTCCATCGGGCCCGAGCCCTCTACCGGAACGTCTCCAAGCGCAGGACCACCTGGCTGCTGCTCAAGGACACCGTCAACTCCTGCATCGAGTACCGGATCCTCGGACTCGCGGCGGAGGCGGCGTTCTTCACCCTGCTGTCCGTGCCGCCGCTGCTGCTCAGCATGCTCGGACTGCTGGTCTACGTCGACGACTGGACCGGCGCCGACACCATCGCCAGCCTGGAGAGCAACCTCCTGGAGGCGTCCCGCACGATCCTCACCGACAAGGGCGTCACACAGATCGCCGAGCCCGTCCTCCACGACGTCATGGAGGGCGGACGCCCGGACGTCATCTCCCTCGGCTTCCTCTTCGCCCTGTGGTCGGGCTCGCGCGCGGTGAACGTCTTCATAGACACCATCACCGTGATGTACGGCCTCGACGGGGTGCGCGGCATCGTCAAGACCCGGCTCGTGGCCTTCGCGCTGTTCCTCGCGGCACTGCTCATCGGTTCCATCGTGATGCCGCTGGTGGTCGCGGGCCCGGACGCCGTGGTGGACATCGTTCCCTGGTCGGCGACCGTCGTACAGGGGCTCTACTGGCCTGTCGTCATGGTGCTGTCCATCGCCTTCCTGACGACGCTGTACCACGTGTCGGTACCGGTGCGCTCCCCCTGGGTCGAGGACGTGCCGGGCGCCCTGGTGGCCCTCGCCATGTGGGTCCTGGGCAGCTTCCTGCTGCGCATCTACCTCACCAACACGGTCGAGGGCCCCAGCATCTACGGCTCCCTGGCCGCCCCCGTCGCCGTACTGCTGTGGATCGGCGTCTCCGCCTTCGCGGTGCTGGTGGGCGCCGCCGTCAACGCGGCCATCGACCGGGTCTGGCCGGCCGCCGCCACCGCTGCCGCACGCGCCGTCAACGAGCGACTGCGCGCGGAACAGGCCGCCGACGTCGTGGCCCGCGCGGCCGCCGTCCGGGCCCACCTCGACGACGACCCCGACGACCCGGACATGCCCTCCGAGTTCCCGGAGCGCTGGTCCCGCTTCCTGCCCCCGGAGGACGTGACCGCCCGGCTGCGCACCCACGCGAAGACCACCCCCAAGAACGGCGACGAGCCCCCGCCGCTGTGA